In one window of Deinobacterium chartae DNA:
- a CDS encoding ROK family transcriptional regulator — translation MSDGSLDLAAIRVQHTLMLLRALWEHDLSRADLARRFGLSRSAVSSIVADLLEAGLVIELSPGASSGGRKPTPLRLQARAAHLLAVDLGARHLSVAVTDLRGHTLARNDRSHSVLEGPQATYAAVESASLDLLASTGIPLGSVAMVGIGIPGPVDHHSGRVVQPPNMRGWDDENVAEQLARRLGRPVLVENDANLGALAEARFGAERGERDLIYLKVATGIGAGILLGGQLLRGARGGAGEIGHISINESGPAGRSGNPGSLESYAAADVLLERARSRSGDLSLEVRDLVRRARSGDPLALEVWRETGEHLGVAIATLLNLFNPAAVVLGGQLAAAGDALLQPAREVALRRTLRINRESVRISASTLGADAGLLGSVSLLLDALFTPRWLAHLTGVARAARAQGGRAPPPSLSRPVSSPTLPAFPSPKESV, via the coding sequence ATGTCCGACGGATCGCTCGATCTGGCCGCTATTCGCGTCCAGCACACCCTCATGCTGTTGCGTGCCCTTTGGGAGCACGATCTGTCCCGCGCCGACCTCGCCCGGCGTTTCGGACTGTCCCGCAGCGCGGTGTCCTCGATCGTAGCCGACCTGCTCGAGGCCGGACTGGTCATCGAACTCTCCCCCGGCGCCTCCAGCGGCGGACGCAAGCCCACACCGCTGCGCCTGCAAGCACGCGCCGCCCACCTGCTGGCCGTGGACCTGGGTGCCCGCCACCTGAGTGTCGCCGTCACCGACCTGCGCGGCCACACCCTGGCCCGCAACGACCGCAGCCACAGCGTCCTCGAGGGGCCGCAGGCGACCTACGCCGCCGTAGAGAGCGCCAGTTTGGACCTGCTCGCCTCCACCGGCATTCCCCTTGGCAGCGTCGCCATGGTCGGCATCGGCATTCCCGGTCCGGTGGACCACCACAGCGGCCGGGTGGTTCAGCCCCCCAACATGCGCGGCTGGGACGACGAAAACGTGGCCGAGCAGCTCGCTCGGCGCCTGGGCCGCCCGGTGCTGGTCGAGAACGACGCCAACCTGGGCGCCCTCGCCGAGGCCCGCTTCGGCGCCGAGCGCGGCGAACGCGACCTGATCTACCTCAAAGTCGCCACCGGCATCGGCGCGGGCATCTTGCTCGGCGGTCAGCTGCTGCGGGGGGCCCGCGGCGGGGCCGGCGAAATCGGGCATATCTCCATCAACGAATCGGGCCCGGCGGGGCGCTCGGGCAACCCGGGCAGCCTCGAGAGCTACGCCGCGGCCGACGTGCTGCTCGAACGTGCCCGCAGCCGCAGCGGCGATCTTAGCCTCGAGGTGCGCGACCTGGTGCGCCGTGCCCGCAGCGGCGACCCGCTGGCCCTCGAGGTGTGGCGCGAAACCGGCGAGCACCTGGGCGTTGCCATCGCCACGCTGCTGAATCTGTTCAACCCGGCGGCCGTGGTGCTGGGCGGCCAGCTGGCCGCCGCCGGAGACGCGCTGCTGCAACCGGCCCGCGAGGTCGCGCTGCGGCGCACGCTGCGCATCAACCGTGAATCGGTGCGCATCTCGGCCTCGACCCTGGGTGCCGACGCCGGGCTGCTCGGCTCGGTCTCGCTGTTGCTCGACGCCCTCTTCACCCCACGCTGGCTGGCCCACCTGACCGGTGTGGCACGCGCCGCGCGCGCACAGGGCGGGCGCGCACCACCGCCCAGCCTGTCACGTCCGGTCAGCTCTCCCACCCTTCCGGCATTTCCCTCCCCAAAGGAGTCCGTATGA
- a CDS encoding MarR family winged helix-turn-helix transcriptional regulator, with protein MSLENSGSLHFLMLGWTITQGLIRRVLPAMQQECGLDLRDLLVLTHVRGGVVYPTHLAEDLQLPKYVVSRTLEGLMAAGLVTRSIDERDSRRARLSLTLEGERRIDQALRLIEREVSPYLSGLGADTTVLLDMLQHIADQVRPVEEQAAASEDGASS; from the coding sequence ATGAGCCTCGAGAATTCCGGCAGCCTGCACTTTCTTATGCTGGGCTGGACCATCACCCAGGGTCTGATCCGGCGTGTGTTGCCCGCCATGCAGCAGGAATGCGGCCTCGACCTGCGTGACCTGCTGGTCCTGACCCATGTCCGGGGCGGGGTGGTTTACCCAACGCACCTGGCCGAGGACCTGCAACTTCCCAAGTACGTGGTGAGCCGCACCCTCGAGGGACTGATGGCCGCCGGTCTGGTAACGCGCAGCATCGACGAGCGCGATTCGCGTCGCGCCCGCCTGTCGCTGACGCTCGAGGGCGAGCGGCGCATCGATCAGGCCCTGCGTCTGATCGAACGCGAGGTCAGCCCGTACCTCAGCGGCTTGGGGGCAGATACCACGGTGCTGCTGGACATGTTGCAGCATATTGCGGATCAGGTCCGGCCGGTCGAGGAACAGGCCGCTGCATCCGAAGACGGTGCCTCGAGCTAG
- a CDS encoding DMT family transporter: MSILQMFAAARGPLVIALCAVLWGTVGIAVLQLYQLGNIVPAAIGFYRLSLAAVLLGALCCAFRKCLPSGRDLAVVALMGAAQAAYQGCYFVAVRESGVVVAALVTLCMAPLWVAALSAALWRERLGWRARGALLLALAGTVLLISAPGNTGADIRGALWACGSALGYAVFVLAGRTLADRHDPLSVTAPAFGVGALLLLPLAGPSGVAVVLPAEGWAIVLYLGALPTALAYLLFMDALRVTSATLASTVTLLEPLVSTLLAALVFGERLGAGGWLGAALLLAALVALTRLEQTRAAPTIPVTSTR, encoded by the coding sequence ATGTCGATTTTGCAGATGTTCGCGGCCGCGCGTGGGCCGCTGGTGATCGCGCTGTGCGCCGTGCTGTGGGGCACGGTGGGCATCGCCGTCTTGCAGCTTTACCAGTTGGGAAACATCGTTCCGGCTGCCATTGGCTTTTACCGCCTGAGTCTGGCCGCAGTGCTGCTGGGAGCGCTGTGCTGCGCGTTCCGCAAGTGCTTGCCAAGCGGCCGCGACCTGGCCGTGGTAGCCCTGATGGGCGCGGCGCAGGCTGCGTATCAGGGGTGCTATTTCGTGGCGGTGCGCGAGTCGGGCGTGGTGGTCGCCGCGCTGGTCACGCTGTGTATGGCGCCGCTGTGGGTGGCGGCACTCTCGGCGGCGCTGTGGCGCGAACGCCTGGGCTGGCGGGCACGCGGGGCCCTGCTGCTGGCCCTTGCCGGAACGGTGCTGCTGATATCCGCTCCGGGCAACACCGGAGCGGATATCCGGGGCGCATTGTGGGCCTGCGGTTCGGCGCTGGGCTACGCGGTTTTTGTGCTGGCCGGACGGACGCTGGCGGACCGCCATGACCCGCTGAGCGTCACGGCCCCGGCTTTCGGGGTGGGGGCACTGTTGCTGCTGCCGTTAGCTGGACCGTCGGGGGTGGCGGTCGTGCTCCCGGCAGAGGGATGGGCCATCGTGCTGTACCTCGGCGCTCTGCCCACCGCGCTGGCCTACCTGCTGTTCATGGATGCGCTGCGCGTCACCTCGGCCACGCTGGCGAGCACGGTGACGCTGCTCGAGCCGCTGGTCTCCACCCTGCTGGCCGCCCTGGTTTTCGGGGAACGCCTGGGAGCGGGCGGCTGGCTGGGCGCTGCGCTGCTGCTGGCGGCGCTGGTGGCCTTGACACGGCTCGAGCAGACCCGGGCCGCGCCAACCATCCCGGTAACTTCCACACGCTGA
- the carB gene encoding carbamoyl-phosphate synthase large subunit, translated as MPARTDLKTILILGSGPIQIGQAAEFDYSGTQALKALKKEGYRVVLVNSNPATIMTDPDLADATYLEPLTPAFVRRVIERERPDALLPTLGGQTALNLAMDLFEDGTLEEFGVELIGAGVEAIRKGEDRELFQQAMTKIGVETARGKMVHTMEEAREFQKEIGLPCVIRPSFTLGGTGGGIAHSYEEFEAITEQGLRDSPVHSVLLEESILGWKEYELEVMRDLSDTVVIITSIENFDPMGVHTGDSITVAPAQTLSDVEYQRLRDQSMAIIREIGVATGGSNIQFAVNPENGRVIVIEMNPRVSRSSALASKATGFPIAKIAALLAVGYRLEELPNDITRVTPAAFEPTIDYVVTKIPRFAFEKFPGTPDDLGTQMRSVGEVMAVGRTFKESFQKALRSIEADVRGAYAEMTPDELRALLRPSPRRVYAVLELLRRGESVEALFEATKIDPWFLSQLKEITDAEQEIPKLGAPSSWKYEIWREVKRLGFSDARIGEITGLSELEVRALRKKAKATPVYKTVDTCAAEFEAYTPYHYSSYEWEDEVRATDKPKIVILGSGPNRIGQGVEFDYATVHAVWALQEKGFETIMVNSNPETVSTDYDTADRLYFEPLTFEDVMNIIDHERPVGVIVQLGGQTPLKLAARLEAAGAPIIGTSPATIHQAEDRASFNALCARLGIPQPRGLVAENASEALRLAGQLGFPLMARPSYVLGGRAMRTVRSMEELDRYLREVYAEVEGQPSVLLDQFLEGALELDVDCLCDGERAVVAGIMEHVEAAGVHSGDSACVLPPVHLDAAVLETVKATTEKLALELGVRGLMNVQYAVKDGVAYILEANPRASRTVPFVSKATGHPLAKYAARIAAGETLAEIGLTETPVPPMYSVKEVHLPFLKFKGVQPILGPEMKSTGESMGIDRDPYLAFYRAQLGAKQALPTSGTALLLGAGLEEVAATLSEAGLTVVTEPGDGLPQLLIDLTASPLLRTALERGVPVVTTLEGARWTARAIRAAHAANLGVTPLQGWLAETAD; from the coding sequence ATGCCAGCACGCACGGACCTCAAAACGATACTGATCCTCGGCAGTGGACCCATTCAGATCGGGCAGGCTGCCGAGTTCGATTACTCGGGCACGCAGGCCCTCAAGGCGCTCAAAAAGGAGGGGTACCGGGTCGTGCTGGTCAACAGCAACCCTGCGACCATCATGACCGACCCCGACCTCGCGGACGCCACCTACCTCGAGCCGCTCACCCCGGCTTTTGTGCGCCGCGTGATCGAACGCGAGCGCCCCGACGCCCTGCTGCCCACCTTGGGCGGCCAGACCGCCCTCAACCTCGCCATGGACCTGTTCGAAGACGGCACCCTCGAGGAATTCGGCGTCGAACTGATCGGCGCGGGCGTCGAAGCGATCCGCAAGGGCGAGGACCGCGAACTGTTCCAGCAGGCCATGACCAAAATCGGCGTGGAGACCGCGCGCGGCAAGATGGTGCACACCATGGAAGAGGCCCGCGAATTCCAGAAGGAAATCGGGCTCCCCTGCGTGATCCGCCCGTCGTTCACCCTGGGCGGCACCGGCGGCGGCATCGCCCACAGCTACGAGGAGTTCGAGGCCATCACCGAGCAGGGCCTGCGCGACTCGCCGGTTCACAGCGTGCTGCTCGAGGAGAGCATCCTGGGCTGGAAAGAGTACGAGCTCGAGGTGATGCGCGACCTGTCGGACACGGTGGTCATCATCACCTCGATCGAGAACTTTGACCCGATGGGCGTGCACACCGGCGACTCGATCACCGTGGCCCCCGCCCAGACCCTCTCGGACGTGGAGTACCAGCGCCTGCGCGACCAGTCCATGGCGATCATCCGTGAGATCGGCGTCGCCACCGGCGGCTCGAACATCCAGTTCGCGGTGAACCCCGAAAACGGCCGGGTCATCGTGATCGAGATGAACCCGCGCGTCAGCCGCTCGAGCGCGCTGGCCTCGAAGGCCACCGGCTTCCCCATCGCCAAGATCGCGGCCCTGCTGGCGGTCGGCTACCGCCTCGAGGAGCTGCCCAACGACATCACCCGCGTAACCCCGGCGGCTTTTGAGCCCACCATCGACTACGTGGTCACCAAGATCCCGCGCTTCGCCTTCGAGAAGTTCCCCGGCACCCCGGACGACCTGGGCACCCAGATGCGCTCGGTCGGCGAGGTGATGGCGGTGGGCCGCACCTTCAAGGAGAGCTTCCAGAAAGCGCTGCGCTCGATCGAAGCCGACGTGCGCGGCGCCTACGCCGAGATGACCCCGGACGAGCTGCGGGCCCTGCTGCGCCCCTCGCCGCGCCGGGTGTACGCGGTCTTGGAGCTGCTGCGGCGCGGCGAAAGCGTCGAGGCCCTGTTCGAGGCCACCAAGATCGACCCGTGGTTCCTCTCCCAGCTCAAGGAGATCACCGACGCCGAGCAGGAGATTCCCAAACTCGGAGCTCCCTCGAGCTGGAAATACGAGATCTGGCGCGAAGTCAAGCGCCTGGGCTTCTCGGACGCCCGCATCGGTGAGATCACCGGCCTGAGCGAACTCGAGGTGCGCGCGCTGCGCAAGAAGGCCAAGGCCACCCCGGTCTACAAGACCGTGGACACCTGCGCGGCCGAGTTCGAGGCCTACACGCCCTACCACTACTCGTCGTACGAGTGGGAAGACGAGGTGCGCGCCACCGACAAACCCAAGATCGTCATCCTGGGCTCGGGTCCCAACCGCATCGGCCAGGGCGTGGAGTTCGACTACGCCACGGTGCACGCGGTGTGGGCGTTGCAGGAAAAGGGGTTTGAAACCATCATGGTCAACTCCAACCCCGAGACGGTCTCGACCGACTACGACACCGCCGACCGCCTGTACTTCGAACCGCTGACCTTCGAGGACGTCATGAACATCATCGACCACGAGCGTCCGGTCGGTGTGATCGTGCAGCTCGGCGGTCAGACGCCCCTGAAGCTGGCCGCGCGCCTCGAGGCTGCCGGAGCCCCGATCATCGGCACCTCGCCCGCCACCATCCACCAGGCCGAGGACCGCGCCTCGTTCAACGCGCTGTGCGCCCGCCTGGGCATCCCGCAGCCCAGGGGCCTGGTGGCCGAGAACGCCTCGGAGGCGCTGCGCCTCGCCGGGCAGCTCGGCTTCCCGCTGATGGCCCGCCCCTCGTACGTGCTGGGCGGACGCGCCATGCGCACCGTGCGCTCGATGGAGGAACTCGACCGCTACCTGCGCGAGGTGTACGCCGAGGTGGAAGGCCAGCCCAGCGTGCTGCTCGACCAGTTCCTCGAAGGAGCCCTCGAGCTCGATGTGGACTGCCTGTGCGACGGTGAGCGCGCGGTGGTCGCGGGCATCATGGAACACGTCGAGGCTGCGGGCGTGCACTCGGGCGACTCGGCCTGCGTGCTGCCCCCGGTGCACCTCGATGCGGCCGTACTCGAGACCGTAAAGGCCACCACCGAGAAACTGGCCCTCGAGCTGGGCGTGCGGGGCCTGATGAACGTGCAGTACGCGGTCAAAGACGGTGTGGCCTACATCCTCGAGGCCAACCCGCGCGCCTCGCGCACGGTGCCCTTCGTGTCCAAGGCGACCGGACACCCGCTCGCCAAGTACGCCGCGCGCATCGCAGCGGGCGAGACCCTGGCCGAGATCGGCCTGACCGAAACCCCGGTCCCCCCGATGTACTCGGTCAAAGAGGTGCACCTGCCCTTCTTGAAGTTCAAGGGCGTGCAGCCGATCCTGGGCCCGGAGATGAAGTCCACCGGCGAGAGCATGGGCATCGACCGCGACCCGTACCTGGCCTTCTACCGCGCCCAACTGGGCGCCAAGCAGGCCCTGCCCACCTCGGGCACCGCGCTGCTGCTCGGCGCGGGCCTCGAGGAGGTCGCCGCCACCCTCAGCGAGGCGGGCCTGACGGTCGTGACCGAGCCGGGCGACGGTCTGCCCCAGCTCCTGATCGACCTGACCGCCTCGCCGCTGCTGCGCACCGCGCTAGAGCGCGGCGTTCCGGTGGTCACCACCCTCGAGGGGGCCCGCTGGACCGCGCGCGCCATCCGCGCGGCGCACGCGGCCAACCTGGGCGTGACCCCGCTGCAAGGCTGGCTGGCCGAAACGGCCGACTGA
- a CDS encoding argininosuccinate synthase codes for MKKKVVLAYSGGLDTSIILKWLQTERDYEVVAFTADIGQGDEVEEARVKALNTGAVAAYALDLQEEFVSDFVFPMMRSAALYEGYYLLGTSIARPLIAKKLVEIAEQEGAVAIAHGATGKGNDQVRFEMTALALRPDIQTVAPWREWSFKGRADLEAFARQHGIPVPTTQKDPWSTDANLLHISYEGGILEDPWAEPPAHMFKLTVDPALAPDTPEYVEIEFEGGNPVAIDGERLSPAALLARANQLAGAHGVGRLDLVENRFVGMKSRGVYETPGGTLLYHARRAVESLTLDREVLHQRDALAPKYAELVYNGFWYAPEREALQAYFDHVAARVTGTARIKLFKGNATVVGRKSPISLYDKELVTFEADNVYNQADAAAFIKLNALRLRVKARADQKAAQQALLEETGA; via the coding sequence ATGAAGAAAAAAGTCGTACTGGCCTACAGCGGCGGTCTGGACACCTCCATCATCCTCAAGTGGCTGCAGACCGAGCGTGATTACGAGGTCGTCGCCTTTACCGCGGACATCGGCCAGGGCGACGAGGTCGAAGAGGCCCGCGTCAAGGCGTTGAACACCGGCGCGGTGGCCGCCTACGCGCTCGACTTGCAAGAGGAGTTCGTCTCCGACTTTGTGTTCCCGATGATGCGCTCGGCCGCGCTGTACGAGGGCTACTACCTGCTGGGCACCTCGATCGCCCGTCCCCTGATCGCCAAGAAGCTGGTCGAGATCGCCGAGCAAGAAGGTGCCGTTGCCATCGCCCACGGCGCGACCGGCAAGGGCAACGATCAGGTGCGCTTCGAGATGACCGCCCTGGCCCTGCGGCCCGACATCCAGACGGTCGCCCCCTGGCGCGAGTGGTCCTTCAAGGGCCGCGCCGACCTCGAGGCCTTCGCACGCCAGCACGGCATTCCCGTCCCCACCACCCAAAAGGACCCCTGGTCCACCGACGCCAACTTGTTGCACATCTCCTACGAGGGGGGCATCCTCGAGGACCCCTGGGCCGAGCCGCCCGCCCACATGTTCAAGCTGACCGTAGACCCCGCGCTGGCTCCTGATACCCCCGAGTACGTGGAGATCGAGTTCGAGGGCGGCAACCCGGTCGCGATAGACGGTGAACGCCTCAGCCCCGCCGCGCTGCTCGCCCGGGCCAACCAGCTGGCCGGCGCGCACGGCGTGGGACGCCTCGACCTGGTCGAGAACCGCTTCGTGGGCATGAAGTCGCGCGGCGTGTACGAGACCCCCGGCGGCACCCTGCTCTACCACGCCCGCCGCGCGGTCGAGAGCCTGACGCTGGACCGCGAGGTGCTGCACCAGCGCGACGCCCTGGCCCCCAAGTACGCCGAGCTGGTCTACAACGGCTTCTGGTACGCGCCCGAGCGCGAGGCCCTGCAGGCCTACTTCGACCATGTCGCCGCCCGCGTGACCGGCACGGCGCGCATCAAGCTGTTCAAGGGGAACGCCACCGTGGTGGGCCGCAAGAGCCCGATCAGCCTGTACGACAAGGAACTGGTCACCTTCGAGGCCGACAACGTCTACAACCAGGCCGACGCCGCCGCGTTCATCAAGCTCAATGCCCTGCGCCTGCGCGTGAAGGCCCGGGCCGACCAGAAGGCCGCGCAGCAGGCCCTGCTCGAGGAGACCGGGGCGTGA
- a CDS encoding GNAT family N-acetyltransferase, whose amino-acid sequence MTLLRRASPSDAGLIADLIRRAWAGTVAPESGGHRMTAAKILSRMQRGGGGLILEVAGEPAGSLHWSALEDDPQVWEVMGVGVLPAYRGRDLSARLLGAVEEAARAAGVRELRLAVRRDSTTARLVALYERGGYGLAPQLSYSHANPLTEPPVVLHKPLSQQVKL is encoded by the coding sequence GTGACCCTGCTGCGGCGGGCGTCGCCCTCGGACGCCGGACTGATCGCTGACCTGATCCGTCGGGCCTGGGCGGGCACCGTCGCACCCGAATCGGGCGGTCACCGCATGACCGCCGCCAAGATCCTGAGCCGCATGCAGCGGGGCGGGGGCGGCCTGATCCTCGAGGTCGCGGGCGAGCCTGCCGGGTCGCTGCACTGGAGCGCTCTCGAGGACGACCCGCAGGTGTGGGAGGTCATGGGTGTGGGCGTGCTTCCGGCCTACCGGGGCCGGGACCTCTCCGCCCGGCTGCTGGGCGCAGTCGAAGAGGCCGCGCGCGCGGCGGGCGTACGCGAGCTGCGGCTGGCCGTGCGCCGCGACTCCACCACCGCCCGGCTGGTCGCGCTGTACGAGCGGGGCGGCTACGGGCTGGCCCCGCAGCTGAGCTACAGCCACGCCAATCCGCTCACCGAACCCCCGGTGGTGCTGCACAAACCCCTTTCTCAGCAGGTGAAGCTATGA
- the argH gene encoding argininosuccinate lyase, translating to MTVKKLWGGRFAEATDALVDRFNASITFDQRLAEQDIRGSLAHVRMLAAQGILSTQEAEAIAEGLEGILADVRAGRFEWRVDLEDVHMNVESALRDRIGPVAGKLHTARSRNDQVATDFRLFTKEAALHLADLARELRAVMVAEAERHLEPPVILPGYTHLQVAQPILLSHWFLAYAEMLERDEGRFRDAARRMDESPLGSAALAGTGWPLDRHATAQALGFARPTRNSLDAVGSRDFALEFLSACAILAAHISRLSEELILYSTFEFGFVTLPDAFTTGSSIMPQKKNPDVAELARGKAGRVFGDLMGLLTVVKGTPLAYNKDLQEDKEPVFDAFDTLETILRLYAAMLPRARWNAQATLHAAGRGFSTATDLADRLAQGGMPFREAHEVVGKLVALCVAQDKNLWDLTAEELHMAHSGLSPQILEGLTVEASVASRTSYGGTAPLQVRAQIEAARERLKEDA from the coding sequence ATGACCGTCAAGAAACTGTGGGGCGGGCGTTTTGCCGAAGCCACCGACGCGCTGGTGGACCGTTTCAACGCCTCGATTACCTTTGATCAGCGCCTGGCCGAACAGGACATTCGCGGCAGCCTCGCGCACGTGCGCATGCTGGCCGCCCAGGGCATCTTGAGCACCCAGGAGGCCGAGGCCATCGCCGAGGGCCTCGAGGGCATCTTGGCCGACGTGCGCGCAGGGCGCTTCGAGTGGCGCGTGGACCTCGAGGACGTGCACATGAACGTCGAGAGCGCCCTGCGCGACCGCATCGGGCCGGTGGCGGGCAAGCTGCACACCGCCCGCTCGCGCAACGACCAGGTCGCCACCGACTTCCGGCTCTTTACCAAGGAAGCGGCCCTGCACCTGGCCGACCTGGCCCGCGAACTGCGCGCGGTGATGGTCGCAGAAGCCGAGCGGCACCTCGAGCCCCCGGTGATCTTGCCCGGCTACACCCACCTGCAAGTCGCGCAGCCGATCTTGCTGTCGCACTGGTTTTTGGCGTACGCCGAGATGCTCGAGCGCGATGAGGGCCGTTTCCGTGACGCCGCGCGGCGCATGGATGAGAGCCCGCTCGGTTCGGCCGCGCTGGCCGGGACCGGCTGGCCCCTCGACCGCCACGCCACCGCGCAAGCGCTGGGCTTCGCGCGCCCCACGCGCAACTCGCTCGACGCGGTCGGCAGCCGCGACTTTGCCCTCGAGTTCTTGTCGGCCTGCGCGATCCTGGCCGCGCACATCAGCCGCCTCTCCGAGGAACTGATCCTGTACTCGACCTTCGAGTTCGGTTTCGTGACCCTGCCGGACGCGTTCACCACCGGTTCCTCGATCATGCCGCAGAAGAAGAACCCCGACGTGGCCGAGCTCGCACGCGGCAAGGCCGGACGGGTCTTCGGGGACCTGATGGGCCTGCTGACCGTGGTCAAGGGCACGCCGCTGGCCTACAACAAGGACCTGCAGGAGGACAAAGAGCCGGTCTTCGACGCTTTTGACACCCTGGAGACCATCTTGAGGCTGTACGCGGCCATGCTCCCGCGCGCGCGCTGGAACGCTCAGGCCACCCTGCACGCTGCCGGGCGCGGCTTCTCGACCGCCACCGACCTCGCAGACCGACTGGCCCAGGGGGGCATGCCCTTCCGCGAAGCGCACGAGGTGGTCGGCAAGCTCGTGGCCCTGTGCGTGGCGCAGGACAAGAACCTGTGGGACCTGACCGCCGAGGAACTGCACATGGCCCACAGCGGCCTGAGCCCGCAGATCCTCGAGGGGCTCACCGTGGAGGCCTCGGTGGCCTCGAGAACGTCGTACGGCGGCACCGCCCCGCTGCAGGTGCGCGCCCAGATCGAGGCGGCGCGCGAACGCCTGAAGGAGGACGCATGA